From Aquabacter sp. L1I39, the proteins below share one genomic window:
- a CDS encoding MFS transporter, with product MNAASTSRAPIARASTWLIVVAGCLIAMLTFGPRSTAGFFLLPMSSEFGWGRDVFGLALALQNLLWGLGSPFAGAIADRFGTVKVLCAGAIVYAGGLALMSVAITPGLLHLSAGVMVGFGLSACSFNLVLAAFGKLLPDRWRSLGFGAGTAAGSFGQFLFPPLATGLIGSVGWQETLVIFAVVLLLVIPLSFALATRGTATPTTASAPTQSLGAALSEAFGHPSYVFLVLGFFTCGFQLAFVTVHMPAYLADNGITPAVGGTTLALIGLFNIVGSLSAGALASRFSRKWMLAFIYAARGVAIAAFVLAPVSPMSCFVFGAAIGLLWLSTVPPTSGLVMLMFGTRYMAMLYGFAFFSHQVGGFLGVYLGGVLYEMTGSYGVVWWLSVALSFASAAINLPIRERPVVRPLPVTA from the coding sequence ATGAATGCCGCCTCCACTTCTCGCGCGCCCATCGCGCGCGCTTCCACGTGGCTGATCGTCGTCGCCGGCTGTTTGATTGCCATGCTGACCTTCGGCCCGCGCTCCACCGCCGGGTTCTTTCTGCTCCCCATGTCCAGCGAGTTCGGCTGGGGACGGGATGTGTTCGGCCTCGCTCTGGCGCTGCAGAACCTGCTGTGGGGATTAGGCTCTCCGTTTGCGGGGGCGATCGCCGATCGGTTCGGCACCGTGAAGGTGCTCTGTGCCGGTGCCATCGTGTATGCTGGCGGCCTCGCCCTGATGTCCGTGGCCATCACACCCGGTCTGCTCCATTTGAGTGCCGGTGTCATGGTGGGCTTTGGCCTGTCCGCCTGCTCGTTCAACCTGGTCCTCGCCGCATTTGGCAAGCTGCTTCCCGACCGCTGGCGGTCCTTGGGCTTCGGTGCGGGCACGGCAGCCGGATCCTTCGGCCAATTCCTCTTCCCGCCCCTGGCCACCGGTCTTATTGGGTCTGTTGGATGGCAGGAAACGCTCGTGATCTTCGCGGTCGTGCTGCTGCTGGTCATCCCCCTGTCCTTCGCGCTGGCCACGCGCGGCACAGCGACCCCCACCACTGCCAGCGCCCCGACGCAGTCGCTGGGAGCGGCCCTCAGCGAGGCATTCGGGCATCCGAGCTACGTTTTCCTGGTGCTGGGCTTTTTCACCTGCGGCTTTCAGTTGGCCTTCGTGACCGTCCACATGCCGGCCTATCTGGCCGATAATGGGATCACGCCCGCTGTGGGCGGCACGACTCTGGCGCTGATCGGCCTCTTCAACATCGTCGGCTCGCTCAGCGCCGGCGCGCTCGCGTCGCGCTTTTCGCGCAAGTGGATGCTGGCCTTCATCTACGCGGCGCGGGGCGTTGCCATTGCTGCGTTCGTGCTGGCCCCGGTCTCGCCCATGAGCTGCTTCGTGTTCGGCGCGGCCATCGGACTTCTCTGGCTTTCCACGGTCCCCCCCACATCGGGGCTGGTTATGCTGATGTTCGGCACCCGCTACATGGCCATGCTCTACGGCTTCGCCTTCTTCAGCCATCAGGTCGGTGGGTTCCTGGGCGTGTATCTCGGCGGCGTGCTCTATGAGATGACCGGGTCTTACGGCGTCGTATGGTGGCTTTCCGTTGCGCTTTCATTCGCCTCGGCGGCCATCAACCTGCCGATCCGCGAACGCCCCGTGGTGCGCCCGTTGCCCGTCACGGCCTGA
- a CDS encoding Spy/CpxP family protein refolding chaperone, with amino-acid sequence MKKAIIAATTAALLAGSVATYAAGPGPGPAGGPQGGPPAAAEQAKWKLSPADRAALTDARIAALKTGLKLTPDQEKLWPAVEDALRATASDASARRAEMQKARADNPKPDPIERLRVQADMMTSRAGDLKKIADAAEPLYKTLDDGQKHRLQILLREDLSQGRFMHHGPGQGQGGPRRG; translated from the coding sequence ATGAAGAAGGCCATCATCGCCGCGACCACCGCAGCGCTTCTCGCGGGTTCCGTCGCCACTTATGCCGCAGGTCCCGGGCCGGGTCCGGCTGGCGGGCCTCAAGGCGGGCCCCCGGCTGCCGCAGAGCAGGCGAAGTGGAAGCTCAGCCCCGCGGATCGTGCAGCCCTCACGGATGCCCGCATTGCGGCGCTGAAGACCGGGCTCAAGCTCACGCCCGATCAGGAAAAGCTCTGGCCCGCCGTGGAGGACGCCCTGCGCGCCACCGCCTCCGACGCCTCTGCGCGCCGCGCCGAGATGCAGAAGGCGCGTGCGGACAATCCCAAGCCCGATCCCATCGAGCGCCTGCGCGTGCAGGCTGACATGATGACCTCGCGGGCTGGCGACCTGAAGAAGATCGCCGATGCTGCCGAGCCGCTCTACAAGACGCTGGATGACGGGCAGAAACACCGCCTGCAGATCCTGCTGCGCGAAGATCTTTCGCAGGGCCGTTTCATGCATCACGGCCCCGGCCAGGGACAGGGCGGCCCGCGCCGCGGCTGA
- a CDS encoding metallophosphoesterase family protein: MEPFVLAHLSDPHLGPIPEARLSELLGKRFFGMMNWIGARRRNFGAATLTPLLNDLLAQGADHIAVTGDLVNVSLPAEFDTGATFLSSLGAPQDVTVIPGNHDTYVRSALTYHLDHWAPFLSGDDTHPNTPLDVDAFPFVRRRGPVALVGVSTAIPTAAFLASGKVGRKQRERLRAILTGLEGEGLFRVVLIHHPPVGERAFHRDLRDASAVREVLAEAGAELVLHGHDHRASIGAIASGGRDIPVIGVPSASAGPEDGRGPGRYNLYRISGAPGDWHCLMESRGYEPGETDVRPRESRRLF; the protein is encoded by the coding sequence GTGGAACCGTTCGTGCTTGCCCATCTTTCCGACCCGCATCTCGGCCCCATTCCGGAAGCGCGCCTGTCCGAACTCCTCGGCAAGCGATTCTTCGGCATGATGAACTGGATCGGTGCACGCCGGCGCAATTTTGGCGCGGCGACGCTGACGCCGCTGCTAAACGACCTTCTGGCTCAGGGCGCCGACCATATTGCCGTCACCGGGGACCTTGTGAATGTGAGCCTTCCGGCGGAGTTCGACACCGGGGCCACCTTCCTGTCCTCACTCGGCGCACCGCAGGACGTGACGGTGATTCCGGGCAATCACGACACCTATGTGCGTTCGGCTCTGACCTACCACCTCGATCATTGGGCGCCCTTTCTTTCGGGCGACGACACCCATCCCAACACGCCGCTGGACGTGGACGCCTTTCCCTTTGTCCGGCGGCGCGGGCCGGTGGCTCTGGTCGGTGTCTCCACGGCTATTCCCACGGCAGCCTTCCTCGCCAGCGGCAAGGTCGGCCGCAAGCAGCGCGAGCGGCTGCGCGCGATCCTCACAGGCCTGGAGGGGGAGGGCCTCTTCCGGGTGGTTCTCATCCATCATCCGCCAGTGGGCGAGCGCGCGTTCCACCGTGACCTCAGGGATGCGTCCGCGGTGCGCGAAGTCCTGGCGGAGGCGGGCGCCGAACTGGTGCTCCATGGGCATGACCACCGCGCCTCCATCGGCGCCATTGCCTCAGGGGGCCGGGACATACCAGTGATCGGCGTTCCATCCGCATCTGCCGGGCCGGAGGATGGCCGTGGGCCGGGACGGTACAATCTCTATCGGATCTCCGGCGCGCCGGGCGACTGGCACTGCCTGATGGAAAGCCGTGGGTACGAGCCCGGCGAGACGGATGTGCGGCCGCGTGAAAGCCGACGTCTCTTCTAG
- a CDS encoding glycoside hydrolase family 2 TIM barrel-domain containing protein, translated as MRSASLATILLALATVPASASVVSIRGTELRLDGAPFIANGAAGQTRLAELKGVGATVVRTYGEDPGPVLDAAQRAGLKVIVGFWLEHPRRGFDYGNRAAVEAQLAELRRMVERYHSHPALIAWSVGNEVETELTPEQATPVWPAIEEAARLVKKIDPSHPVMAVLADTGEDKVSTLRRLAPSVDVLGINAYGDSLLTVVGRARSQGWSGPIIITELGALGQWQAGKTPWGAPLEPTSTEKADKVKAYLQVLKQNQTGALPFYWGQKQEVTPTWHSLFLPTGEWTETVQVMADIWGGHTPGDDKAPRILALHARGTASVAAGQPLDIDLKATDPDGDPLKVEWQVMAETHVKGVGGDAEPVPASFPQAIHNPGTAGVRIQGLPAGNYRVFAIVRDGRGAAAVGNVPFQVRE; from the coding sequence GTGCGATCTGCTTCCCTCGCCACCATCCTGCTCGCTCTGGCTACCGTTCCTGCTTCGGCCAGCGTCGTGAGCATACGCGGCACGGAATTGCGGCTGGATGGGGCGCCCTTCATCGCCAATGGAGCCGCCGGCCAGACTCGGCTCGCCGAACTGAAGGGCGTGGGTGCGACCGTGGTCCGCACCTATGGGGAAGATCCCGGCCCGGTCCTGGATGCCGCCCAGAGGGCCGGGCTCAAGGTGATCGTGGGGTTCTGGCTCGAACATCCCCGCCGGGGCTTCGACTATGGAAACCGCGCCGCGGTGGAGGCCCAACTGGCGGAGTTGCGCCGGATGGTGGAGCGCTATCACAGCCATCCGGCCCTCATTGCCTGGAGCGTGGGCAATGAGGTGGAGACCGAGCTCACCCCGGAACAGGCCACGCCGGTATGGCCCGCCATCGAGGAGGCGGCGCGCCTGGTCAAGAAAATCGATCCGTCCCATCCCGTCATGGCGGTGCTGGCGGATACCGGAGAGGACAAGGTCTCCACCTTGCGCCGGCTCGCCCCTTCGGTGGATGTGCTCGGAATCAACGCTTATGGCGACAGCCTGCTGACTGTGGTCGGCCGTGCCCGCAGCCAGGGCTGGAGCGGCCCCATCATCATCACGGAACTGGGCGCCCTAGGCCAATGGCAGGCGGGGAAGACACCGTGGGGCGCCCCCCTCGAGCCGACCAGCACCGAGAAGGCGGACAAGGTGAAGGCCTATCTGCAAGTGCTGAAGCAGAACCAGACCGGCGCACTTCCTTTCTATTGGGGGCAAAAGCAGGAGGTCACCCCCACATGGCACAGTCTTTTCCTGCCGACAGGGGAATGGACGGAGACCGTTCAGGTTATGGCCGACATTTGGGGCGGGCACACGCCGGGCGATGACAAGGCGCCCCGTATCCTCGCTTTGCACGCGCGCGGAACCGCCAGCGTGGCAGCCGGGCAGCCGCTGGACATCGATCTGAAGGCCACCGACCCGGACGGGGATCCGTTGAAAGTGGAATGGCAGGTGATGGCGGAGACCCATGTGAAGGGCGTTGGCGGCGATGCCGAACCCGTTCCCGCCAGCTTCCCCCAGGCCATCCACAATCCGGGCACCGCCGGGGTTCGCATCCAGGGGCTGCCCGCCGGAAACTACCGGGTGTTCGCCATCGTGCGGGACGGGCGCGGAGCGGCAGCTGTCGGCAACGTGCCCTTCCAGGTGCGCGAGTGA
- the fae gene encoding formaldehyde-activating enzyme, with protein sequence MAKINKLLVGESLVGDGNEVAHIDLIMGPRGSAAETAFVNALTNNKDGFTTLLAVVEPNLLAKPNTVLFNKVTIKDARQAVQMFGPAQYAVAKAVTDSVEDGTIPADEADDVFICVGVFIHWEASDDAKIQEFNYKATKEAIERAVAGEPKAADVVRKAKTAHHPFAAS encoded by the coding sequence ATGGCGAAGATCAACAAGCTGCTGGTCGGCGAATCCCTCGTCGGCGACGGCAACGAAGTCGCCCATATCGACCTCATCATGGGCCCGCGGGGCTCGGCGGCGGAAACCGCCTTCGTGAACGCACTCACCAACAACAAGGACGGCTTCACCACCCTCCTGGCGGTGGTGGAACCCAACCTGCTGGCCAAGCCCAACACGGTCCTCTTCAACAAGGTGACCATCAAGGATGCCCGCCAGGCGGTGCAGATGTTCGGCCCGGCGCAATATGCGGTGGCCAAGGCCGTGACGGATAGCGTCGAGGACGGCACCATTCCCGCCGACGAGGCCGACGACGTCTTCATCTGCGTCGGCGTGTTCATTCACTGGGAGGCGTCGGACGACGCCAAGATCCAGGAATTCAACTACAAGGCCACCAAGGAAGCCATTGAACGTGCGGTCGCCGGCGAACCCAAGGCCGCCGACGTGGTGCGGAAGGCCAAGACCGCCCACCACCCCTTCGCCGCATCCTGA